From the Ancylothrix sp. D3o genome, one window contains:
- a CDS encoding DUF937 domain-containing protein, with the protein MALVDMLLNAVNDPNQQGSSNELNSFANVAQTMGNNYGLDPATTQTVLSLVGSHVRSALQQQRNNGGVEQAQSLVNNYSGFGANPQAVQALFPPQWQAQIIQQVSQRTGLDSGMIQAMLPLLIPVILNLLKMGANPQNPQQGQNPVLNNFLDADGDGDVDIADAMSLAGRYFNKGQQF; encoded by the coding sequence ATGGCTTTAGTGGATATGCTTTTAAATGCCGTGAATGACCCCAATCAGCAAGGAAGTTCTAATGAACTTAATTCCTTTGCCAATGTTGCTCAAACAATGGGCAATAATTATGGTTTAGATCCGGCTACAACCCAAACAGTTTTGTCTTTGGTGGGTAGTCATGTGCGTTCGGCTTTGCAACAACAGCGGAACAATGGCGGTGTAGAACAAGCCCAAAGTTTAGTTAATAATTATAGCGGTTTCGGTGCGAATCCCCAAGCGGTTCAAGCTCTTTTTCCTCCCCAATGGCAAGCCCAAATTATCCAGCAAGTTTCTCAACGAACCGGGTTAGATAGTGGCATGATTCAAGCCATGTTGCCTTTGTTGATTCCGGTGATTTTAAATCTTTTAAAAATGGGAGCAAATCCTCAAAATCCTCAGCAGGGGCAAAACCCGGTTTTGAATAATTTTTTAGACGCTGATGGTGATGGCGATGTGGATATTGCCGATGCTATGAGTTTGGCGGGCCGGTATTTCAATAAAGGACAACAATTCTAA
- a CDS encoding NblA/ycf18 family protein → MELPTQLTLEQEFKMQILREQVKNLSREQAQDYLIEVLKQNMVKDNLFKHFLKKAA, encoded by the coding sequence ATGGAACTTCCTACGCAACTCACTTTAGAGCAAGAATTCAAAATGCAAATTTTGCGCGAACAAGTCAAGAATTTGAGCAGAGAGCAAGCTCAAGATTATTTGATTGAAGTCCTCAAACAAAATATGGTGAAAGATAATCTATTTAAGCACTTCTTGAAAAAAGCGGCCTAG
- the pstB gene encoding phosphate ABC transporter ATP-binding protein PstB yields MASNSLLERPTSNVLRTEDVSVYYGNFLALKNVSLDIPKNKITAFIGPSGCGKSTLLRCYNRLNDLIKGFKANGGISYNGQNIYASDIDPVELRRRIGMVFQKPNPFPKSIYDNVAFGARINGYRGDMDELVERSLKQAALWEEVKDKLRQSGLALSGGQQQRLCIARALAVQPDVILMDEPCSALDPISTLRIEEVLHELKQQYTIVIVTHNMQQASRVSDMTAFFNVEPTQKGGRVGYLVEYDETQIIFHNPAKEATQEYVSGRFG; encoded by the coding sequence ATGGCTTCTAATTCCCTGCTCGAAAGACCCACGTCCAACGTTTTACGCACAGAAGATGTATCCGTCTATTACGGAAATTTTCTCGCCCTCAAGAATGTCTCATTAGATATTCCCAAAAACAAAATTACTGCCTTTATTGGCCCGTCAGGATGCGGTAAAAGTACCCTTTTGCGCTGTTACAACCGGCTGAACGACCTCATTAAAGGATTTAAAGCCAACGGCGGAATTTCCTACAACGGACAAAACATTTACGCCTCAGATATCGATCCCGTAGAACTCCGCCGGCGCATCGGGATGGTCTTTCAAAAACCCAACCCCTTCCCCAAATCAATCTACGATAACGTCGCCTTTGGAGCCCGTATCAACGGCTACCGAGGTGATATGGATGAACTCGTAGAACGTTCTCTCAAACAAGCCGCTTTGTGGGAAGAAGTCAAAGACAAACTCCGCCAAAGCGGTTTAGCCTTATCGGGGGGTCAACAACAACGTCTTTGTATTGCCAGAGCTTTAGCAGTTCAACCCGATGTAATTTTAATGGATGAACCCTGCTCTGCACTCGATCCGATTTCCACCCTCAGAATTGAAGAAGTGCTGCACGAACTCAAACAACAGTACACAATTGTTATCGTGACGCACAATATGCAGCAAGCCTCTCGCGTCTCCGACATGACAGCATTTTTTAACGTCGAACCAACCCAAAAAGGCGGTAGAGTTGGCTATTTGGTTGAATACGACGAAACGCAAATAATTTTCCACAACCCCGCCAAAGAAGCCACCCAAGAATATGTCAGTGGCCGGTTTGGTTAA
- the lspA gene encoding signal peptidase II, with product MIKFKNRLFWIVAFFSLAIDHLTKLLVVQNFKLGESWPLIKGVFHFTYVTNPGAAFSLFSQNGGWLRWLSLGVSLAIMAYAGLGPRLDRWEQIGFGFILGGALGNGIDRFLTGEVVDFLDFRLIRFPVFNLADVFINIGIVCLLLVALQQPPAARKDNGGSL from the coding sequence ATGATTAAGTTTAAAAACCGGCTGTTTTGGATTGTTGCATTTTTTAGTTTGGCAATTGACCATCTAACAAAATTATTGGTCGTGCAAAATTTTAAACTGGGGGAAAGTTGGCCGCTTATTAAGGGCGTTTTTCATTTTACTTATGTAACAAATCCGGGGGCGGCGTTTAGTTTATTTAGTCAAAATGGGGGTTGGTTGCGTTGGTTGTCTTTGGGGGTGAGTTTGGCAATTATGGCTTATGCTGGGTTGGGGCCAAGGCTGGATCGCTGGGAACAAATCGGTTTTGGTTTTATTTTAGGCGGGGCGCTGGGCAATGGCATTGATCGGTTTTTGACCGGCGAAGTGGTGGATTTTTTAGATTTTCGCTTGATTCGCTTTCCCGTTTTTAATTTGGCGGATGTTTTTATTAATATTGGCATTGTTTGTCTGCTTTTGGTGGCGCTGCAACAACCGCCGGCTGCTCGCAAAGATAACGGAGGAAGTCTTTAA
- a CDS encoding PBP1A family penicillin-binding protein, which translates to MNSPQNPQPPSPPPQNQPPRTILGAFTQAVQTIAKVNFNQLALKPNARVAEIWVQDAGAPTVQKYPLLGERYLIGRSSKSSDIVIRNPVVSQTHVSISRDSSKANAPFIIRDENSTNGIYLGKRRINQLPLRHGDLLTLGPPELAAAVQIRYIDPPPWYIKAFRYSLYGAGGLTALVVGLVLLEWQKFRVRPLPVSTQGPVVVYARDGQTPLRPPYNNSHQEIKRLSEFPKALRDAVIASEDSRYYWHFGVDPLGILRAVVANVRGGGIREGASTITQQLARSLFRDYVGTDDSAGRKLREAAVALKLETAYSKDYLLQTYLNRVFLGLDLYGFEDAAQFYFGKSARNLNVSEAATLVGILPAPNSFNPVQNYELAIRQRDGVIYRMRALGMISQADADRARRSRIEINENARKVLEQTIAPYFYNHVFNELDRLLGEGLAREGNFIVETGLDRKFQSAAESSLRNSVAGSGGSFGFSQGAIVTLDSTTGQVLAMVGGVDYKESQFNRATQAQRQPGSTFKVFAYTAAIESGISPGRVYSCSPLSWQSQYFEGCGSGSADMYSGMASSLNVIALRVAQDVGLDSVVRMAQRLGVQSKLNPVPALVLGQSEVNVLEMTGAFGVFANRGVKNTPHTITRIYDSNECENPNDRQTCRCIYSYVPDTKCESSGGGNVNILSPEVADSMTTLMQGVVGSGTGRPASIGLGEEAGKTGTTNDNVDLWFIGYIPSQQVVTGVWLGNDDNSATSGSSAQAAQLWGDYMGKVAR; encoded by the coding sequence ATGAATTCACCGCAAAATCCGCAACCACCCAGTCCGCCACCACAAAATCAACCGCCGCGCACGATTTTAGGGGCTTTTACTCAAGCGGTACAGACTATTGCTAAGGTGAATTTTAACCAACTGGCCCTTAAACCAAATGCCAGAGTTGCCGAAATTTGGGTGCAGGATGCGGGGGCTCCAACAGTTCAAAAATACCCGCTTTTGGGAGAACGTTATTTAATTGGTCGCAGTTCTAAAAGCAGTGATATTGTTATTCGCAATCCGGTAGTCAGTCAGACTCATGTTTCAATTTCCCGCGATAGTAGCAAAGCCAATGCTCCTTTTATTATCCGCGATGAAAATTCTACCAATGGCATTTATTTAGGCAAACGCCGCATCAATCAATTACCCTTGCGTCATGGTGATTTGTTGACGTTGGGCCCGCCAGAATTAGCTGCTGCTGTCCAAATTCGTTATATTGATCCGCCGCCTTGGTATATCAAAGCGTTTCGATATTCGCTTTATGGTGCCGGTGGTTTGACGGCTTTGGTGGTGGGTTTGGTTTTACTGGAATGGCAAAAATTTCGAGTCCGACCTTTACCAGTTTCTACTCAAGGGCCGGTGGTGGTTTATGCTCGTGATGGTCAAACACCGCTGCGTCCTCCCTATAATAATTCTCACCAAGAAATTAAACGCCTTTCGGAATTTCCTAAAGCCTTACGCGATGCTGTGATTGCTTCGGAAGATAGCCGGTATTACTGGCATTTTGGCGTTGATCCGCTGGGAATTTTACGCGCTGTGGTGGCTAATGTGCGCGGCGGGGGAATTCGTGAAGGTGCGAGCACGATTACTCAACAACTTGCCAGAAGTTTATTCCGTGATTATGTGGGTACTGATGACTCTGCCGGTCGCAAATTGCGCGAGGCGGCGGTGGCTTTGAAATTAGAAACAGCTTACAGCAAAGATTACCTGTTACAGACTTATTTAAACCGCGTATTTTTGGGTTTAGATTTGTATGGTTTTGAAGATGCAGCCCAATTTTATTTTGGCAAGTCTGCTAGGAATTTGAATGTTTCGGAAGCAGCGACTCTGGTGGGAATTTTACCGGCCCCAAATAGTTTTAACCCGGTGCAAAATTATGAGTTGGCAATTCGACAACGCGATGGTGTAATTTACCGAATGCGTGCTCTGGGAATGATTAGCCAAGCGGATGCAGATCGGGCTCGCCGTTCGAGAATTGAGATTAATGAAAATGCTCGCAAAGTTCTTGAACAAACTATTGCGCCGTATTTTTATAATCATGTGTTTAATGAACTTGACCGGCTTTTGGGTGAAGGTTTGGCAAGAGAAGGTAATTTTATTGTTGAAACCGGCCTGGATCGCAAATTCCAGTCGGCGGCTGAATCTTCTCTGCGAAATTCTGTGGCCGGTAGCGGTGGTAGTTTTGGCTTTTCGCAAGGCGCAATTGTGACGCTTGATTCCACCACCGGCCAAGTTTTAGCAATGGTAGGCGGTGTTGATTACAAAGAAAGTCAGTTTAATCGCGCCACACAAGCTCAACGACAACCCGGTTCAACTTTCAAGGTTTTTGCCTATACAGCCGCTATTGAAAGTGGCATTTCTCCGGGTCGAGTTTACTCTTGTTCTCCCCTTAGTTGGCAAAGCCAATATTTTGAAGGTTGCGGAAGTGGCAGCGCAGATATGTATTCAGGGATGGCTTCTTCTTTAAATGTGATAGCGCTGCGGGTGGCGCAGGATGTGGGTTTAGATTCGGTGGTGCGAATGGCGCAGCGTTTAGGTGTGCAGTCGAAGTTAAATCCGGTGCCGGCTTTGGTACTTGGTCAAAGTGAAGTGAATGTGCTGGAAATGACCGGCGCTTTCGGTGTATTTGCAAATCGAGGTGTTAAAAATACTCCTCATACAATTACCCGAATTTATGATAGTAATGAGTGCGAAAATCCGAATGATCGCCAAACTTGCCGGTGTATTTATTCCTATGTTCCTGATACTAAATGCGAATCTTCTGGCGGTGGAAATGTAAATATTTTATCCCCAGAAGTGGCAGATAGCATGACAACTTTAATGCAAGGGGTTGTAGGTTCTGGCACAGGCAGGCCGGCATCAATTGGTTTGGGTGAAGAAGCGGGGAAAACCGGCACCACAAATGATAATGTTGATCTTTGGTTTATTGGTTATATCCCTTCTCAACAAGTCGTAACTGGTGTTTGGTTAGGCAATGATGATAACTCGGCTACTTCTGGAAGTAGTGCTCAAGCGGCTCAGTTATGGGGCGATTATATGGGGAAAGTGGCGCGGTAG
- a CDS encoding biotin transporter BioY, whose protein sequence is MPKSLELVYALIGLLLTIGGTFVEASIAGLSLKWGQDVVLFQSLGVSYQIGAVLLVGCLGGKNAGALSQIAYLVLGLTGMPVFTKGGGFEYLREPSFGYLLGFIPGAWVCGWLAFQAPVRLEFLALSCIGGLLVVHLVGLGVLGLSCGLDANLWVPAAMKYSLHPLPGQLAVVCAVSVLAFILRQMMFY, encoded by the coding sequence ATGCCCAAATCCCTTGAGTTAGTGTACGCTCTAATTGGCTTGCTGTTGACTATCGGTGGCACATTTGTGGAGGCTTCAATTGCTGGGTTGTCTTTGAAGTGGGGACAAGATGTGGTCTTGTTTCAGTCTTTGGGGGTTTCTTATCAAATTGGGGCGGTGCTGTTGGTGGGGTGTTTGGGTGGAAAAAATGCCGGTGCTTTGTCTCAAATAGCTTATCTGGTTTTGGGTTTGACTGGGATGCCGGTTTTTACCAAGGGAGGGGGTTTTGAGTATCTAAGGGAACCTTCGTTTGGATATTTATTAGGGTTTATTCCTGGGGCTTGGGTTTGTGGTTGGCTGGCTTTTCAGGCGCCGGTGCGTTTAGAGTTTTTGGCGTTGAGTTGTATTGGTGGTTTGTTAGTGGTTCATTTGGTTGGGTTGGGGGTTTTGGGGTTGAGTTGTGGTTTGGATGCTAATTTGTGGGTACCGGCTGCTATGAAATATTCTTTGCATCCTTTACCCGGACAGTTGGCTGTGGTTTGTGCGGTTTCGGTTTTGGCTTTTATTTTGCGTCAAATGATGTTTTATTAA
- a CDS encoding YcjF family protein yields the protein MPLTRLLTIIAGVTFILGLMLWLINSFYRLYLELAYASPFLGNLLILLMIVLLAVLIAAFVYYLGLFPNSPGRKTQPRKIRPKIPAQKTEAAEETLKAIRRQVDQIQDEVARQALISRSREIETYLARGDLQVVVFGTGSAGKTSLVNALIGRMVGRVAAPMGTTEVGETYQLKLKGLDREILITDTPGILEAGVAGTEREEIARQLATEADLLLFVVDNDLQKSEYNPLRALAEIGKRSIVVFNKTDIYPAEDREAILARLRYRVRGFVSSMDVVETAANPLPVRLETGEVFQPDPDIMPLIRRMAAVLRSEGEDLIADNILLQSQRLGDEARRLLDAQRRRQAEKVVERFQWIGAGVISVTPLPVVDLLATAAVNAQMVVEIGRIYGCELNTERGRELALSLGKTLASLGIVKGAIELVATALQLNLGTFVIGKAIQGVTAAYLTRIAGKSFIEYFRHDQDWGDGGITEVVQRQFQLNKKDEFVKAFIKDAIAQVVEPLRDKLPGGRAELQEGELETEGVIEKVPVYKQEAYLEEEDEPGDDWQSPKKRRDEW from the coding sequence ATGCCTCTAACGCGCCTTTTAACCATCATTGCCGGTGTTACCTTTATCCTGGGGCTGATGCTTTGGTTAATCAACTCCTTTTACCGGCTTTACCTCGAACTTGCCTATGCTTCCCCGTTTTTAGGCAATTTGCTGATTTTGCTGATGATTGTATTGTTGGCTGTCTTAATAGCAGCCTTTGTTTATTATCTGGGGCTGTTTCCCAACTCGCCTGGGCGCAAAACTCAGCCCCGCAAAATTCGGCCAAAAATTCCCGCCCAAAAAACCGAAGCCGCCGAAGAAACCCTCAAAGCTATACGCCGGCAAGTTGACCAAATTCAAGATGAAGTCGCTCGTCAAGCCTTAATTAGCCGTTCCCGCGAAATTGAAACCTACCTCGCTCGCGGTGACTTACAAGTAGTTGTTTTTGGCACCGGCAGCGCCGGCAAAACTTCCCTAGTAAATGCTTTAATTGGGCGTATGGTGGGCCGCGTTGCCGCCCCAATGGGGACAACAGAAGTCGGAGAAACCTATCAACTAAAACTCAAAGGTTTAGATCGAGAAATTCTGATTACCGATACCCCCGGAATTTTAGAAGCCGGTGTCGCTGGTACAGAACGCGAAGAAATTGCCCGTCAGCTTGCCACCGAAGCCGATTTATTATTATTTGTTGTCGATAACGATTTGCAAAAATCTGAATATAACCCCCTACGAGCCTTGGCCGAAATTGGCAAACGCTCCATTGTTGTTTTTAATAAAACTGACATTTACCCCGCTGAAGATCGAGAGGCAATTTTAGCTCGTTTGCGCTATCGTGTCCGGGGTTTTGTATCTTCAATGGATGTGGTGGAAACAGCAGCAAATCCTTTACCGGTGCGTTTAGAAACTGGTGAAGTTTTCCAGCCTGATCCCGATATTATGCCTTTAATTCGGCGCATGGCTGCTGTATTACGCTCCGAAGGTGAAGATTTAATTGCAGATAATATTTTGTTGCAGTCTCAACGCTTGGGTGATGAGGCGCGCCGGCTTTTAGATGCTCAACGTCGTCGGCAAGCCGAAAAGGTGGTGGAGCGTTTTCAATGGATTGGTGCGGGGGTAATTTCTGTAACTCCTTTGCCGGTGGTGGATTTGTTGGCAACGGCGGCGGTAAATGCTCAAATGGTAGTAGAAATTGGTCGCATTTATGGCTGTGAATTAAATACAGAACGCGGGCGAGAGTTGGCGCTTTCTTTGGGTAAAACTTTGGCAAGTTTAGGAATTGTCAAAGGGGCGATTGAATTGGTTGCTACGGCTTTGCAGTTAAATTTAGGCACGTTTGTAATTGGCAAAGCTATTCAAGGCGTAACGGCTGCTTATTTAACACGAATTGCGGGGAAAAGTTTTATTGAATATTTCCGCCACGATCAAGATTGGGGAGATGGGGGAATTACAGAAGTTGTGCAACGTCAGTTTCAATTAAATAAAAAGGATGAGTTTGTTAAAGCTTTTATTAAAGATGCAATTGCTCAGGTGGTGGAACCTTTGCGGGATAAGTTACCGGGGGGACGAGCAGAGCTACAAGAGGGAGAATTGGAAACTGAGGGAGTGATCGAAAAGGTGCCGGTGTACAAACAAGAGGCGTATTTGGAAGAAGAGGATGAGCCTGGGGATGATTGGCAAAGCCCCAAAAAACGCCGCGATGAGTGGTAG